A section of the Cydia splendana chromosome 1, ilCydSple1.2, whole genome shotgun sequence genome encodes:
- the LOC134790989 gene encoding synaptonemal complex protein 4 isoform X2, which translates to MRASLFLAGACALLLSISAAPAPEPAPAPGPDPAAAAAAINDNTPEIIEIIAPAASAQETLSTLNLGAPGAELSERNKRTIGILRQLFPTLTQELPEQQQNLLSGAESQQAEVRVAFGEQQQQALEQRSDEDQQTAAQTNNAAIDEITLDDTDNSEENRNKRFLSFGGSSGGQNSAGGGSGNFLFDIVRLVAGSSGGSSGGGEAIGGGSDTEGDDSAAKGDNLTEGVPGPITRLFIIANRGIANLIQDLILRLAQTSERIVNFKARLITSII; encoded by the exons ATGAGAGCGTCCCTATTCCTGGCGGGCGCTTGCGCCCTGCTGCTGTCCATCAGCGCTGCCCCCGCCCCCGAACCCGCGCCGGCGCCAGGGCCCGATCCAGCGGCCGCCGCAGCTGCCATCAACGACAACACCCCCGAAATCATCGAGATTATTGCTCCCGCTGCCAGTGCACAG GAGACGCTGTCGACGCTAAACCTCGGCGCGCCAGGCGCGGAGCTCAGCGAACGTAACAAGCGCACCATCGGTATCTTGCGGCAGCTCTTCCCTACGCTAACgcag GAGCTGCCGGAGCAGCAGCAGAACTTACTGTCGGGCGCCGAGTCCCAGCAAGCGGAGGTCCGGGTAGCATTCGGTGAACAACAGCAGCAGGCGCTGGAGCAACGCTCGGACGAAGACCAACAAACTGCCGCTCAGACCAACAACGCTGCCATTGATGAAATCACGCTCGATGACACCGATAACAGCGaagaaaacagaaataagaG ATTCCTGAGCTTCGGTGGCTCGTCGGGCGGCCAGAACAGCGCCGGCGGCGGCTCTGGAAACTTCCTCTTCGATATCGTCAGG cTGGTAGCCGGGTCCTCGGGTGGCTCGTCGGGCGGTGGCGAAGCTATCGGGGGAGGCTCCGACACTGAAGGAGACGATAGTGCCGCTAAGGGTGACAACCTCACCGAGGGTGTCCCCGGCCCCATCACGCGGTTGTTCATCATCGCCAACCGCGGCATCGCCAACCTGATCCAGGACCTCATCCTGAGACTGGCACAGACCTCAGAGCGGATAGTCAACTTCAAGGCGCGACTGATCACCTCCATCATCTAA
- the LOC134790989 gene encoding protein no-on-transient A isoform X1, protein MRASLFLAGACALLLSISAAPAPEPAPAPGPDPAAAAAAINDNTPEIIEIIAPAASAQETLSTLNLGAPGAELSERNKRTIGILRQLFPTLTQIIEQKVQQITSVVLQTFGPVVLRAFLGNRNGGGGGGMEGGGGGSIELDDDDDDDEATTTTTTTTAAPDAPERRRRRWALVYRPELPEQQQNLLSGAESQQAEVRVAFGEQQQQALEQRSDEDQQTAAQTNNAAIDEITLDDTDNSEENRNKRFLSFGGSSGGQNSAGGGSGNFLFDIVRLVAGSSGGSSGGGEAIGGGSDTEGDDSAAKGDNLTEGVPGPITRLFIIANRGIANLIQDLILRLAQTSERIVNFKARLITSII, encoded by the exons ATGAGAGCGTCCCTATTCCTGGCGGGCGCTTGCGCCCTGCTGCTGTCCATCAGCGCTGCCCCCGCCCCCGAACCCGCGCCGGCGCCAGGGCCCGATCCAGCGGCCGCCGCAGCTGCCATCAACGACAACACCCCCGAAATCATCGAGATTATTGCTCCCGCTGCCAGTGCACAG GAGACGCTGTCGACGCTAAACCTCGGCGCGCCAGGCGCGGAGCTCAGCGAACGTAACAAGCGCACCATCGGTATCTTGCGGCAGCTCTTCCCTACGCTAACgcag ATTATCGAACAGAAGGTGCAGCAGATCACTAGCGTGGTACTGCAAACGTTCGGGCCTGTGGTTTTACGCGCCTTCCTGGGCAATCGTAACGGAGGCGGTGGCGGCGGCATGGAGGGCGGCGGCGGTGGCTCCATCGAGCTCGAcgatgatgacgatgacgacGAAGCTACGACTACAACAACAACCACTACCGCTGCTCCTGACGCGCCTGAGCGCCGTCGTCGGCGCTGGGCGCTAGTCTACCGCCCG GAGCTGCCGGAGCAGCAGCAGAACTTACTGTCGGGCGCCGAGTCCCAGCAAGCGGAGGTCCGGGTAGCATTCGGTGAACAACAGCAGCAGGCGCTGGAGCAACGCTCGGACGAAGACCAACAAACTGCCGCTCAGACCAACAACGCTGCCATTGATGAAATCACGCTCGATGACACCGATAACAGCGaagaaaacagaaataagaG ATTCCTGAGCTTCGGTGGCTCGTCGGGCGGCCAGAACAGCGCCGGCGGCGGCTCTGGAAACTTCCTCTTCGATATCGTCAGG cTGGTAGCCGGGTCCTCGGGTGGCTCGTCGGGCGGTGGCGAAGCTATCGGGGGAGGCTCCGACACTGAAGGAGACGATAGTGCCGCTAAGGGTGACAACCTCACCGAGGGTGTCCCCGGCCCCATCACGCGGTTGTTCATCATCGCCAACCGCGGCATCGCCAACCTGATCCAGGACCTCATCCTGAGACTGGCACAGACCTCAGAGCGGATAGTCAACTTCAAGGCGCGACTGATCACCTCCATCATCTAA